DNA from Cetobacterium sp. ZOR0034:
TACTGCCTCTACTCCTGCTAACAATCAAGAAGTTACTTTAAGAGTTTCATGGTGGGGTGGAGACGATAGACACAAAAAAACTTTGGAAGCTTTAAAGCTATTCGAAGAGAAACATCCTAATATAAAAATAAAATCTGAATATGGTGGATGGCAAGGCTGGCAAGAAAAAATAACTACCCAAATGGCCGGAAATATGGCTCCAGATCTTATGCAAATAAACTGGAACTGGATTAATATTTTCTCTAAAAATGGAGATGGTTTTTATAATTTAAACGACCTTAGTTCCACAATAGATTTAAATCAATATGATAAAAATATTTTAGAACAATGTATTGTAAACAACAAACTAAATGCTATTCCTTATGGAGTTGCTGGAAGAGTATTCCTTTATAATAAAACTACATATGATAAGGCTGGTTTAGCTTTACCAAAAAGTTTCGAAGATATTATTAACTCAACAAAGGTTATGAAAGAAAAGTTAGGAAATGATTACTTTGGATTTGAAGTTGATTATTATGGTGCTCTTCTTTTAATGCTTTATAAACTTGAACAAGAAACTGGAAAACCTTTTATTGTAGATAATGCTGTTGCATATACACCAGAACAGATAAAAAATGCAGCTGATTTCTATCTAAATCTAGTAAATACTAAAACTATACCTTCTTTAGAAGATAGAGCTGCAGCTGGAAATATTCAGCTTGATCAGCACCCTAGCTGGATTGTTGGAAAATTTGGCGGAACTTACGAGTGGGATAGTGCCTCTCTTAAATGGAGAGATTCATTAGAAAAAGGGCAAGAGTTAGTCGTTGGAGAGTATCCAAAAGATTTCGGACCTTATAAATCAGGCTTCTCTAAAGTTTCAATGGCATTAGCCATCAATAAAAATACTAAACACCCTAAAGAAACTGCTCAGTTATTAAACTTCTTAGTTTCTGATCCTGAAGCAGTTAAAATTCTTGATGTTTCTAGAGGGATTCCAGCTAACGCATCTGCTATCTCTACTTTAAAAGAAAATAACTTACTAGATCCATTTATACTAGAAGCTAACAATAAAGTTATTGAATTTGCTGGTAAAGGAATTCACCCTTTATTTGAGCATAGACAATTACATGCAGCTATTAAAGATATTGTTGATAAACTAGGTTATAAACAAATCTCATCAGATGAAGCTGCTAATCAATTAATTTCTGTAACAAATAATTTCTTAAAAGAAAATAATTAGGAGGAAATTAAATCATGACAAAAGCTTTAAAGCTTTCAATTTTTCTGGGGCTATCAACTTTAGCCCTAGCAAAAGTTGAATACTCTCAAAATGATAAAACTAGATTAGACAGTGTTGAAACATTTTATAACAACATTCTTAAAGACGGCAGAAGTAAAACAAATCCAACTCCATTAATTGCTGATGGAATAAATATTTTAACTAAAGAACCTGTTGAATGGATATACCCTAATGGAGACAAAGTAAAAATATCAAATTTTGCAAATCAACAAAATTTTTTAAGAACACTCCTTATCTTATCTGAAGTTACTGGCGATTCAAAATATAAAGATACAGCAATCGATACTACAAAATATTTCTTAGCTAATTTTACTGATAAAAATGGCCTTTACTATTGGGGAGGTCATAGATTTGTAAACTTAGATACTCTCAAATTAGAAGGACCTCAAGATAAAAATCAAGTTCATGAACTAAAAAATCACTTTCCTTATTATGATTTTTTATATGAAGTTGCCCCTCAAAATACAAAACAATATATTACTGCTTTTTGGAATGCTCATGTAGAGGATTGGGAAACTTTAGATATGGGAAGACATGGAAGTTATAGTAAAAATCTAGATATGGAGATTTTTAAAAACAATACACCTAAAGATATTGTTGATCCCTCTAAGTTGCCTATCTTACCAGAAACAAAAGGATTAACATTTATTAATGCTGCATCTGATTTAGTATATTCAGCTTATACCTTAAACAGTTTTGAAAATAATCCATATATGATTAATTGGGCAAAAACTCTTTTAAAACAATTTGAACTTGCTAAAAATCCTAAAACTGGTGCACCTGTCTATCAATTCTCTTCTCCAAAACAAAGAGAGTGGCCACCAAAATCTGATTCTGATACTAACTCTAAATTCGGAGATAGAGCTTTCAGACAATTTGGTCCTGAATTTGGGGATATTGCCAAAGAGGGGAATGCACTTTTCAAAGGAAATGCAAAAGCTATTGTTGTTGACAACGCTTTA
Protein-coding regions in this window:
- a CDS encoding ABC transporter substrate-binding protein; amino-acid sequence: MSYKKAIFLSLTALSVFTACNKDKENTASTPANNQEVTLRVSWWGGDDRHKKTLEALKLFEEKHPNIKIKSEYGGWQGWQEKITTQMAGNMAPDLMQINWNWINIFSKNGDGFYNLNDLSSTIDLNQYDKNILEQCIVNNKLNAIPYGVAGRVFLYNKTTYDKAGLALPKSFEDIINSTKVMKEKLGNDYFGFEVDYYGALLLMLYKLEQETGKPFIVDNAVAYTPEQIKNAADFYLNLVNTKTIPSLEDRAAAGNIQLDQHPSWIVGKFGGTYEWDSASLKWRDSLEKGQELVVGEYPKDFGPYKSGFSKVSMALAINKNTKHPKETAQLLNFLVSDPEAVKILDVSRGIPANASAISTLKENNLLDPFILEANNKVIEFAGKGIHPLFEHRQLHAAIKDIVDKLGYKQISSDEAANQLISVTNNFLKENN
- a CDS encoding exopolygalacturonate lyase, whose translation is MTKALKLSIFLGLSTLALAKVEYSQNDKTRLDSVETFYNNILKDGRSKTNPTPLIADGINILTKEPVEWIYPNGDKVKISNFANQQNFLRTLLILSEVTGDSKYKDTAIDTTKYFLANFTDKNGLYYWGGHRFVNLDTLKLEGPQDKNQVHELKNHFPYYDFLYEVAPQNTKQYITAFWNAHVEDWETLDMGRHGSYSKNLDMEIFKNNTPKDIVDPSKLPILPETKGLTFINAASDLVYSAYTLNSFENNPYMINWAKTLLKQFELAKNPKTGAPVYQFSSPKQREWPPKSDSDTNSKFGDRAFRQFGPEFGDIAKEGNALFKGNAKAIVVDNALVLTEIYKKTGDKDLLNWSVDTLKNFYKVAFDFETGEIKPIWNDGTDLTDYVLVRDGYYGKKGSKLTRTKPTTEEYPLALIRSYEVSKDGDLWNFARGMVNKTFNLGDIGTPDGKNINLDLNTKNASPYAIFLMTDLYNITKNDSYLKIARVIGDNIVSTKFKNGYFVENANYLNSRVDSPEALALVTLDATLKGKENSIPKYITSGGYIHGEHIEGNSVYDKNVIYKKTI